The Kiritimatiellales bacterium genomic interval TCAATCCGGCGGAAGGCGATATGGTACCGGCTCTCGCGGCGGCATTGAAACAGGCCGGCGGATCGGCGGTGAAACTGGTGTTTTCTCCGGGGCGGTATTATTTCTACCCGGATCACGCCAAAGGCGAATACTGCCGTATCACCAATCATGGCAACGGATACAAACAGATCGCCATTCCGCTGACCGGAATGCAGGATGTTGAGATGGAAGGAAACGGCGCGGAATTTATTTTTCACGGGCAGATCATCCCGTTTCTAATTGAGTCCTGCTCGCGCGTGACTGTGCGCGATCTTTCCATCGACTGGGATATTCCGTTTGTGCTGCAGGCGGCAGTGACGGCCGTAAATGAAAAAGAGGGCTGGTATGACGCTGTTTTAGAAACAGACGGATTTTCCTGGGAGATTTGCGACAGCCGGCTTTCTTTTCCGAAAATCGACGGTTTCAGTTTTCATATTCCGGGATGCAGTATCGCGTTCGATCCGGAAAAACGTCAGCCGCTTTACGGCAGCAGTCTCTACGACTTTCAAAGCCGGCCTTACCGCACCGATAAACAACCGGACGGCACGGTGCGTTTTTATGACCGCCCGCGGGCTTTTCCGCCGGTTGGATCGGTGGTTGTTTCCAAAGGCGGGAAAGGTGAAGAACGCTACGGTCCGGCATTTCATGTGAAATCTTCACAGGATGTCGTGTTTGAAAATGTAACGGTTCACTATGCGCCGGGCATGGGTTTTCTTTGCGAGCGGACCGAAAATGTCCGGCTATCCGGGTGCAGTGTGTTTGTAAAAGAAGGTTCGTCACGTCTTGTTTCCACCGCGGCGGATGCAACGCATTTCTGCAACTGCCGCGGTGAGGTGCTGCTTGAAAACTGCCGGTTTGAAAGCATGCTGGATGACGCCACGAATGTACATGGAACCTATGTGACGGTGGATGCGGTGCTGGACGAATACACGCTGCGCACCAGGCTGATGCATTTTGAGCAGACCGGTTTTGAATTCGCCGCGCCCGGCGATGAAATCTGGATGATTATCCGGCCGCTGATGGATCACGCGGCGGAAAATACAGTGGTTGGCGTAAACGTGCTGAACGATGTATTCACGGAATTAACCTTCAAAGAAAAACTTCCGGCTGGGTTGTCCGCCGGTGATGTGCTGGAAAATAAAACGTGGAATCCGGATTTCACCATGCGCGGCTGTACAGTGCAGAAAAACCGTGCGCGCGGCATTCTGCTGAAAACGCCGGGAAAAATTATTATCGAGGAGAATACTTTGTCCACCATGATGAGCGCGGTGCTGTTTCGCGGCGATCCGTCGTTATGGTACGAATCCGGCGCGGTGAATGATGCACTGATCCGGCGCAACCGGTTTATGGATTGCGTGTATGGCGGCGGCGACCACGCGGTGCTGATGATCAGTCCGCGTCTGGGCCGCGAATTTTCAGCCACAACACTGTATGACCGCGGCATTCATTTCGAGGACAACATGATTGAAACCTTCGATAACCGCATTGTGGTGGCTGAACATGCCGACCGCTTAACGGTTTCCGGCAATCAAATCATCCAAACCAAAACCGAAACGCCGTTTCATCCGGATGCTTACTTGATTGATCTGAAACATTGTGGAAATGCCGTGATTAAGAACAACCGTTATCAGGGCGAACACACCCGGACGGTTTTTACGGATGAACCGTCAAAAACAGGATTGGCGGTTTCCGGTAATGAAGGGTTCTGAAAGGAACCGAAAAATAGAAAGGAGACAATATGAATATCAGAAAAAGAGCCGTAAGGCTGATTGCAGGGTTGGTTTTGATTGCGCTGGGTGCACAGTCTGCAGAATCGATCAGCGTTAATTTTTTCCGGCAGTCACATCCCGGGGACAGAATCGACACGGATTTTAAAAGTGTTGCCCCTGCTGCAACGTGGGAAAATGTGGCGTATGTGCGGGACGAAAAGATATCTGTTTCCAATATCGGACGCACGGGATTGAGCATCAACTCAACGCCGATTGCCGGAGCAATTAATGAAGCACCCTGGAAGCGCTGGCCGAACAGTTCCGGACCGGGAGTCGGAAAAGATGTTCCGTCCGCAACACTGACGCTGAGCAAAATTCCGTATGCCAAATATTACATCGTTGTTTATTTGAGCGGGTGGGGTAAGTCGAAAGGATCCATCAGTGACGGGACAACGACCTATTATTATGATTTCGAAAAAATCCAAAAGCCCTCACTGGTGCTGTCCACGGATACCAGTTCGAGAGGCGGCCTTGACGGCGGTTCGTATGTTGTATTCGGCAGTGCTGAAAACCCGCTAATATCAAATTCATTAGCGCTCACATTAACGCGTATTAAAGACGCCAGCGGAGTCGGCGGATTTCAGATTGTAAAAGTGGATTGATTAAAAATTTTGCGGATAAAACAAATGATAAAAAAAGAAAGGATGATTTATCCGCATGAATAAACAGCCCTGAAAGGGAGTAGGGGTTGCGAATAGATACAAACAGAAAGGAGTATACCATGAGGAGCAAAGCAAAAATCATAGCGCTTATTATAACGTTTATTTTAACAGCAGTGAGTGTACAGGCGGATGTCATCAGCGTTAATTTCCGGCGCGAAGGAAAAGATGCTGTAACGGGTGAATTCGGCGTGGTTCCCAGTACGAACTGGGTGAACGTTGTTATAGATACAGTCAACGGCACCTCTGTAGCTAATGTGCTGGGAACGGGTTTGAATGTTACCGAAACAAGCACTACTCCGGGTGTTGTAGCGGTAGGAGATGAAGCTGCCTGGGTAGGATGGGCAAATCGGGCTGGAGTTGGACGTAACGGTGCCGCGCTTGTGTCGTTTGAGCTGACGAACATTCCGTATGACAACTATTATGTGATTGTTTATTTTTCCGGATGGAATGCGGGGGTAGGTGCAGTTGATGACGGAACAACGACCTATTATTATAAGTTTGACGGCCTTGCAAAACCTTCATTGGTGCAGGCCACCAGCACAGACAGCGCCAGTCCGAGTGTCGCTTCGTATGCCGTGTTCGGCAGCGCTGCAAATCCGTTGACGGCGGATTCAATGACTCTGACGCTGACCCGTATTGCTTCGATGTCGGGAATCGGCGGGTTTCAAATTGTGCAGGTGCCTGAATCAAAAACGATCGGCTTGTTTTTAATCACGTCTGCCGGATCGTTAATTTTCAGAAAATTAAAATCCATATAAGTAAAAATATATTTTTCAAAACATCCGTAACCATTTTGCCGTTACGGATGTTTTGAAAATTGTGAAACGCCAATGGATAAGATCAGCAGAAACTGTGAAACGCCGGATATGATCACCCGCCGGCATTGTCTGGGCCGCTTAGGGACGGCGGCGGCATGTGCTGCAATGGCGCCGGCGGCATTTTCTCAGGCTGTGACGATTGCCGGGATTAAAAAACTGCTATTCTCTTTCGGACTGTTGACCGATGTTCACGTTGCGGATAAAGATACGAACGGTAAGCGGAATTTTCGCGCGGCATCTGAAAGTCTGAAACGGTGTGTCGATGACCTGAACCGGCAGAATTTGGCATTCACCATTGAACTGGGTGATTTTATCGATGGCGGCAATTCCCGAGCCTCTGCCGATTTAGAGCATGCGTTGAGTATTTACGGTGGACTGACCATGCCGGCATATCATGCTCTCGGAAATCACGGGGTAATTCTTCTGAGAAAATACATGGACAAAGACCCGCGTTTGAACGGGGTTTATTATTATGACTTTACATCACCCGCTGCCGCCGGCTGGCGTTTCATCGTGCTTGACGGAAACGACGCCGGATACGGAATCGTCAGCAATTCTCAGCTTGAATGGCTGGATGAAAAATTGACTCAGGCAAAGGCGGCAAATGAAAAAGTCATCATGTTCTGCCACTATGCATTATTAAAAGAAGCCGCACCACGTTATCTGATGGCGGAACCGGAACCGGTTTTGAATCTGATTAACAACGCCGGTTGTGTGGCCGCATATTTTGCCGGGCACCATCACGGCGGGGGATATACATGTCAGGACGGAATTTACCACGTCACTGTAAAAGGCATGGTCGAACATCCGGAAGAAAATGCCTATGCGGTGGTTGAAGTTTATTCCGACCGGATTAAAGAAATCGGGCACGGACAGGAACCTTCGCGTGAAATGCGTTTTACTTAATTTTGCAGTATTGGGAAGCAGAAAGGAACGTCGTATGAGTATCAGAAGAAAAATCACAGGATTGGTTGCCGGAATAATTTTGATTGCGCTGGGTGCGCAGTCCGCCGAGTCGATCAATGTAAATTTTTTCCGGCAGACACATCTGGGAGACCGGATTGGCACGGATTTTAAAAGTGTTGTGCCGGCGTCTTCATGGGAAAACGTTGCGTATCTGCCAAGAGAAAAAATCTCCGCAAACGCCGGGAAAACAGGATTAAATATCAGTTCAACGCCGATAACCGGGGCGGTTAATGAAGTTCCCTGGAAACGGTGGGCAAACTGCTCCGGCCCGGGCGTTGGAAAAGATGTTCCGACGGCAACGCTGACGCTGAGCAAAATTCCGTATGCCAAATATTATATCGTTGTTTATTTGAGCGGATGGAATAAGGCGAAAGGATCCATCAGCGACGGAACAACGACGTACTATTACGATTTTGAGAAAATTGAAAAACCGGCGCTGGTGCTGTCCACAGATACCAGCACAAGGGGCGGCATTGACGGCGGTTCGTATGTTGTATTCGGCAGTGCTGAAAACCCGTTAACGTCAAATCCGTTAGCGCTCACACTAACACGTATTTCCAGTACAAGCGGAATCGGGGGATTCCAGATTGTTAAAATCAATTGATATAAAAAATTTTGCGGATGAACGAAAAGGATGTTTATTCGCGATAAAACAGCTCTGAAAGGGAGTAGGAGCTGTCAGGAAACAGAGCAGAGAGAGGAGTATACAATGAGGAATAAAGAAAAAATCATAGTATTAGTTGCAGCGCTCATGCTGGCTGCATTGAGCACACCGGCGGATGTCATCAGCGTTAATTTTTTCAGAACCGGTAATATAAACAGGGACGGCGTTGCTGCTGATTTTTCCGGCGTTGTGCCCGGAACGTGGACGAATATCGTGATTGCAACCAACGGTTTTGCGATAACCGATTTGGGTGGAACAGGGCTTGATATTTCTTCTTCGGCGGGAGTTACCGTTGCCGGAAATACGAATTGGGCGAACTGGGTGAATTGTGCAGGATTTGGACACAATACTGCCGGATCACAGGTAACGATGACATTAAGCGATATTCCCTATGATCAATATTATATTATTGTTTATCTGTGCGGGTGGAATGACAGAAGAGGCTCTTTGAGCGACGGTTCGACAACATATTATTATACAATGCCGACAATTGACGGAAGTAATCCGCCTTATTTGAGTCAGGTGACAAATACAGACAGTAATTCGATAGCGTCGGCGGTCGGTACGTATGTACTTTTCGGCAGTACCGAAAATCCGTTAACGGCGGACTCATTAACTATGACCGTATCAGCCATCCAGGCCAATGTTGGTATCGGCGGATTCCAGCTGGTGCAAGTTCCCGAGCCGGCGGCAGTGGGAACATTTGTGCTGGGCGGAGTGCTGGTTCTTTTGTTCCGTCGGCTGAAACAGCAGGGCTGAATTTAATTCAGTGATCATTAATTTCCGGGCGGCAGGCCGTCTGCCGTCCGGAACGTTGCGAGAGAAACCATGCAAAAAATTTTATTCGGTATGTTTTCGGCGGCACTAGGCGTTTTGGTGTCGTTCCAAAGTGGAAAATCGCTGGCCTCTGAACCCTTGGCATATCCGGTGCCGGCGGTGGCGCAGGCGTTGCAGAAAAATTCGCGCGCGGTTGTGGCGGACGTTGTGCCGGGTACAGTCTGGATTGACGCCGAAGATTTTGCAGATTACGGCGGCTGGTATCACGATACGCAGTTTGTGCATTTGATGGGTTCCGGTTATCTGCTTGCCGGCGGCACCGGCAAGCCGGGCGTCCCGGTGGCTGATGCTGTAACGAAAGTTCAAATCAACCGTACCGGAAATTATACGTTATGGGTGCGGTCGAGAAACTGGGATCGGGAACACTCGCCGGGAATGTTCAAGATCAGCATTAACGGTAAAAAAAGCTCCGGTGTGTTTGGCGGTGGAAATTCTGACGCATGGGAATGGCAGAAAGGCGATTTGTTTGCGCTGAAAGAGGACGAAATTGAATTGCGCCTGATTGACCAGACCGGTTATTTCGGACGGTGCGACGCGCTGATTTTAACGCTGGATGAAAATTTTATTCCACCGGAGCAGGACGGCATGACGGCGGCGCGTGCGGTGTATGCCGGATTGGATTTAAAACCGGCGGTGCATGACGGGTTTGATGTGATTGTGGTTGGCGGCGGCCCGGCCGGTGTGAGTGCCGCGATTGCGGCGGCGCGGCATGGTGTGAAAACCGCATTGATTCAAGACCGGCCGATGCTGGGCGGTAACAGCGGCGCCGAGTTCTCCGTTGGCATGAACGGTGCGATTCAAATGCACGGACATATGCGCGACGGCGGAATTATTAATGAAGCGATTCTGCTGCAGGCGGATTCCGGCGCCGCAAATTATGCCGGCGTATATCACGAACTGGCGGACGCTGAACCGCTGTTGACGGTGTTTGTGAATATGCGCGTAGACGGCGTCGTGATGGAATCGGATTCAAAAATCCGCGGCGTAAAAGCGGTGCATTCGCTGGACGGGACGCGTGCGGAATTTTACGGTGGAACATTCATTGACTGCACCGGCGATGGCTGGCTGGGTTATTATGCCGGCGCAACATTCCGGCTGGGGCGTGAAGCCGGAGATGAATTTAATGAAGCGCCGGCGCCGGTGGAATCCGACGACATTACGATGAGCGGCAGCCTGAATGCGGGTTCGCCGTTTATGGTGAATACCGGCGTTCCGGTTGAATTAAAACGGGAGCCGTGGGCGGCTGTATTGCCGGACGGTTTTGCCCGTTCGATCAGCGGCCCTGCCGCGCGTCCCTGGTGGCTTGAATATCCGGGAACGGTTGACGATCTCTGGCAGGGAGAGTATGCCCGCGATTATCTTTTCCGGATTGCTTACGGCTATGCGGATTTTCTTAAAAACCGGTGGAGTAAAAAAGACACCGCGAAAAATTTTGATGTGAATTATGTCGGCCCGTTTTTAGGGCGGCGCGAATCCCGGCGGCTGGAAGGCGATTATATTCTAACGCTGAACGATGTGATGGGCGCGCACTGGTTTGAAGATTCCATTGCGCACTACGGCTGGAATCTGGATGTGCATCATCCGCTCGGTATTTTTTCGGTGAACAATCCGTATGAATGCAACTACAGAGTTCCGATGGGCGGCGGGATTCCGTTCCGCTGTCTCTATTCAAAAAATATCAGCAATCTGCTGATGGGCGGGCGGTGCATCAGCGTGACGCATTATGCACTCGGCACGGTGCGGATTATGATGACGTGTGCGTCTACCGGTCAGGCCGCCGGCACGGCGGCGGCGATGTGCGCCGCGCGCGGAATCACTCCGCGGGATGTCGGGCGCGATCATATTCGCGAATTGCAACAGCGGTTGCTGCGTGATGATCAATATATTCCGGCGCTCAAGAATGAAGATCCGGCGGATCTGGCGCGCAAAGCGGTCTGCTCGGCATCGAGCGTGCAGGATGTGTGGAAAGTTACAGAGGAATATTTTTACCGCCCCGGAACAATTCAGGGCAGTGAAACAGTTGCGCTGAACGCCGGAACAGTGATGTGTCCGGTTGGGCGCCAGCAGAAAATCGGATCGCTGAATTTCTGGATCAGGAATACCGGCGGCACGGATTGCGAGGCCTATCTTAATATTGACACAACCGCAACGTTCCGTGATTTCGACAGCCGGACGAACATTGCAAAAATTCCGGTGTCGATTCCCGCCGGATTTTCCGGTGTGCTGCCGGTGGATGTGAATCTGCCGGTGAAGGGCGATTTCCTGATGCTGAGTTTTCTGGAAAAATCCGGCGGTATCAGCAAGGTGCTTTGGCAGCGAAGCATTTCCAATCCACCGCGCATGTGTGCGCTGCATAAATATTCCGACGTATGGTGCGTTGATGATAAATTTATTCCGGCATTTTACGCCGAACCGGCGCTTGAATGGGAGTATGATTTCGGCGCGGCGAATGTAATTAACGGCATCACGCGCTGCCTGAACAGCGGCACGGTGAATATGTGGTCGTCCGATCCGGCGCAGCCGCTGCCGCAGTGGATTGAATTAAAATGGGATGAACCGCAGACCATCAAAGAAGTGCAGTTGATTTTTGATACGAACCTTGACCGCTACAGATATAACGGTGGCGAAATTCCTGAACGTGTCCGCAGTTATGATGTGCAGGCGGAAATTTCCGGCGAATGGAAAACCGTTGTTGCGATGGATGATAATATTCAGCGCCGGCGCGTGCATCAGTTTGAACCGGTTTCAACACAGCGGCTGCGGGTGATGGTGAAAGAAACCGGCGGTGACCGGTCCGCGCGTATTTTTGAAATCCGGGCATATTAGAATAATTTCTATTTTGTTGTCCACGGGTAGGGACGGCGCGCCATCGCCGTCCGCCGCACGGCGAAAAAATAACGGCGCTCGGCGGCGCGAGTACCCTACCGGTTTTGTGACGCAGTAGACAGAAAATTTTATGAAAGGAGAAAAATTATGATCGAAAGAAGTTTGCTTACTCTGGGAATGGCGTTTTCATTTTCCGGCGCAAGTCCGGCGGAAAAAATTCCGGCGCCGAATATTTTAATTATTCTGACGGACGACCAGGGCTATGCCGACACCGGTTTTCAAGGCAGCAGCGATATTAAGACGCCTTTTCTGGACGGTATGGCGGCAGGAGGTGTGCGGTTTACGGAGGCGTATGTGACGTATTCAGTCTGCGGACCGAGCCGCGCCGGTTTAATGACCGGACGGATTCCGCAGCGATTCGGGTTCGAGCGGAATCCGGCGTATGACCGGACTGATCCGACGATCGGGCTTCCGCTTAGTGAAAAGACATTGGGCGATTTGATGAAGTCCGCCGGATATCGTACCGGCGCGGTCGGCAAGTGGCACCTTGGCGATCATCCTCAATTTTATCCCAATTTGCGCGGATTTGATTATTTTTACGGATTTACCGGCGGCGGACACCGCTATTTTCCGGCGGAATATGAAACGCGACTGAAAAGCGGCGGCTATAAAGAATATCTCACTCCGCTGGAGCGTAACGGAACACAGGTGGAAGAGACGGGATATCTAACGGATATTCTGACGCGCGAAGCGCTGCAGTTTATCTGTGACAGCAAAGATGCACCGTTCTTTTTATACCTCGCCTATAACGCGCCGCATACGCCGCTGGAAGCGACCGAAAAATATCTGGCGCGGCATCAGGATATTCAGGATGAAAAACGCCGGACATACGCGGCGATGCTCAGCGCAGTGGATGACGGTGTCGGCGAAATTCTCAGTCTGCTTGACGAGTTAAATCTTGCACAGAATACGCTGATTTTTTTCCTGTCGGATAACGGCGGACCGACATGGGATAATGCGTCGAACAATCAGCCGTTGCGCGGTGCAAAAAGCAGTTTATATGAAGGCGGCGTGCGGGTCCCGTTTCTGATGCGCTGGCCCGGGGTTCTGCCGGAAAATAAAGTGTATGAACTTCCGGTTTCGTCGCTGGATATTGCGGCGACAATGGCCGCTGTTGCGGGCGCAGCGCCGTCCGCAGACCGCCCGCTGGACGGTGTGAATCTGGTTCCGTATTTGACCGGAAAAAATGATGAACGGCCGCACCGGATGCTGTGGTGGCGGAAATACGACCAGGGATTCTTCTCCATACGGTATGATGATTGGAAGCTGGTGAAAACGGGGCCGGCGGTGCAATTGATGGATTTACCGAACGACATCGGAGAAAAAACCAATTTGATCAAGCAGTATCCGGAAAAAGCGGAACAGCTGAAAGCAATGTGGGATGAACTGGATAAAGAAATGATCGAGCCTGCATTTCGCGGGTTGCAAGCGGAATGAATCGGGAGGGATCAGAATGAAAATATATTCTATAATATTTTTTTTGACTGCATTTATTTCAACGGCACAGGTTGGACAGTCGGATGATGTTATCAGCGTCAATTTTTTCCGATCCGGCAATATTGCTAAAGATGGCGTAGATGCAGATTTT includes:
- a CDS encoding metallophosphoesterase — encoded protein: MDKISRNCETPDMITRRHCLGRLGTAAACAAMAPAAFSQAVTIAGIKKLLFSFGLLTDVHVADKDTNGKRNFRAASESLKRCVDDLNRQNLAFTIELGDFIDGGNSRASADLEHALSIYGGLTMPAYHALGNHGVILLRKYMDKDPRLNGVYYYDFTSPAAAGWRFIVLDGNDAGYGIVSNSQLEWLDEKLTQAKAANEKVIMFCHYALLKEAAPRYLMAEPEPVLNLINNAGCVAAYFAGHHHGGGYTCQDGIYHVTVKGMVEHPEENAYAVVEVYSDRIKEIGHGQEPSREMRFT
- a CDS encoding right-handed parallel beta-helix repeat-containing protein encodes the protein MTAGTYIKQWMLLTVCLLSFSTVSAEVRTIVINPAEGDMVPALAAALKQAGGSAVKLVFSPGRYYFYPDHAKGEYCRITNHGNGYKQIAIPLTGMQDVEMEGNGAEFIFHGQIIPFLIESCSRVTVRDLSIDWDIPFVLQAAVTAVNEKEGWYDAVLETDGFSWEICDSRLSFPKIDGFSFHIPGCSIAFDPEKRQPLYGSSLYDFQSRPYRTDKQPDGTVRFYDRPRAFPPVGSVVVSKGGKGEERYGPAFHVKSSQDVVFENVTVHYAPGMGFLCERTENVRLSGCSVFVKEGSSRLVSTAADATHFCNCRGEVLLENCRFESMLDDATNVHGTYVTVDAVLDEYTLRTRLMHFEQTGFEFAAPGDEIWMIIRPLMDHAAENTVVGVNVLNDVFTELTFKEKLPAGLSAGDVLENKTWNPDFTMRGCTVQKNRARGILLKTPGKIIIEENTLSTMMSAVLFRGDPSLWYESGAVNDALIRRNRFMDCVYGGGDHAVLMISPRLGREFSATTLYDRGIHFEDNMIETFDNRIVVAEHADRLTVSGNQIIQTKTETPFHPDAYLIDLKHCGNAVIKNNRYQGEHTRTVFTDEPSKTGLAVSGNEGF
- a CDS encoding sulfatase-like hydrolase/transferase → MIERSLLTLGMAFSFSGASPAEKIPAPNILIILTDDQGYADTGFQGSSDIKTPFLDGMAAGGVRFTEAYVTYSVCGPSRAGLMTGRIPQRFGFERNPAYDRTDPTIGLPLSEKTLGDLMKSAGYRTGAVGKWHLGDHPQFYPNLRGFDYFYGFTGGGHRYFPAEYETRLKSGGYKEYLTPLERNGTQVEETGYLTDILTREALQFICDSKDAPFFLYLAYNAPHTPLEATEKYLARHQDIQDEKRRTYAAMLSAVDDGVGEILSLLDELNLAQNTLIFFLSDNGGPTWDNASNNQPLRGAKSSLYEGGVRVPFLMRWPGVLPENKVYELPVSSLDIAATMAAVAGAAPSADRPLDGVNLVPYLTGKNDERPHRMLWWRKYDQGFFSIRYDDWKLVKTGPAVQLMDLPNDIGEKTNLIKQYPEKAEQLKAMWDELDKEMIEPAFRGLQAE
- a CDS encoding FAD-dependent oxidoreductase, whose product is MQKILFGMFSAALGVLVSFQSGKSLASEPLAYPVPAVAQALQKNSRAVVADVVPGTVWIDAEDFADYGGWYHDTQFVHLMGSGYLLAGGTGKPGVPVADAVTKVQINRTGNYTLWVRSRNWDREHSPGMFKISINGKKSSGVFGGGNSDAWEWQKGDLFALKEDEIELRLIDQTGYFGRCDALILTLDENFIPPEQDGMTAARAVYAGLDLKPAVHDGFDVIVVGGGPAGVSAAIAAARHGVKTALIQDRPMLGGNSGAEFSVGMNGAIQMHGHMRDGGIINEAILLQADSGAANYAGVYHELADAEPLLTVFVNMRVDGVVMESDSKIRGVKAVHSLDGTRAEFYGGTFIDCTGDGWLGYYAGATFRLGREAGDEFNEAPAPVESDDITMSGSLNAGSPFMVNTGVPVELKREPWAAVLPDGFARSISGPAARPWWLEYPGTVDDLWQGEYARDYLFRIAYGYADFLKNRWSKKDTAKNFDVNYVGPFLGRRESRRLEGDYILTLNDVMGAHWFEDSIAHYGWNLDVHHPLGIFSVNNPYECNYRVPMGGGIPFRCLYSKNISNLLMGGRCISVTHYALGTVRIMMTCASTGQAAGTAAAMCAARGITPRDVGRDHIRELQQRLLRDDQYIPALKNEDPADLARKAVCSASSVQDVWKVTEEYFYRPGTIQGSETVALNAGTVMCPVGRQQKIGSLNFWIRNTGGTDCEAYLNIDTTATFRDFDSRTNIAKIPVSIPAGFSGVLPVDVNLPVKGDFLMLSFLEKSGGISKVLWQRSISNPPRMCALHKYSDVWCVDDKFIPAFYAEPALEWEYDFGAANVINGITRCLNSGTVNMWSSDPAQPLPQWIELKWDEPQTIKEVQLIFDTNLDRYRYNGGEIPERVRSYDVQAEISGEWKTVVAMDDNIQRRRVHQFEPVSTQRLRVMVKETGGDRSARIFEIRAY